In Mucilaginibacter celer, one DNA window encodes the following:
- a CDS encoding polyphosphate kinase 2 family protein — protein sequence MKNFTDQFKVKNRSRFSLKDHDPAFCDGYKKEDAATVLQGLIDETFKLQEQLYASNSYSLLIIFQAMDAAGKDSAIAHTMSGLNPQGCQVYSFKQPGPEDYDHDFLWRHYKALPERGRIGIHNRSHYENVLVVKVHPELVLKENNPEIRKVKDIGRKFWEQRYESIRNFEKHIHHSGTIVIKFFLNLSKEEQKERFLKRIDHPEKNWKFQMGDITERELWDDYMKAYEKAIGETSTNDCPWYVVPADKKWFTRIAISTIIRDTLKGLKLLYPVLLKEELDKLQEAKQLLQKQ from the coding sequence ATGAAAAACTTTACAGACCAATTTAAAGTAAAAAACCGCTCCAGATTCTCGCTTAAAGATCACGACCCCGCGTTTTGTGATGGCTATAAAAAAGAAGATGCCGCGACGGTATTACAGGGCTTAATTGACGAAACTTTCAAACTACAGGAGCAACTTTATGCTTCAAACAGTTATTCATTGCTTATTATTTTCCAGGCTATGGATGCGGCAGGAAAAGATAGCGCGATAGCACATACCATGTCGGGATTGAACCCGCAGGGCTGCCAGGTGTATAGTTTTAAGCAGCCAGGCCCTGAAGATTATGACCACGATTTTTTATGGCGGCATTATAAAGCCCTGCCCGAGCGTGGGAGGATTGGCATTCACAACCGCTCGCATTACGAAAATGTGCTGGTTGTTAAAGTTCACCCGGAACTTGTTTTGAAGGAAAATAACCCGGAGATAAGAAAGGTAAAGGATATAGGCAGGAAGTTTTGGGAGCAGCGTTATGAAAGCATCCGCAATTTTGAAAAGCACATCCATCATAGCGGCACCATTGTGATTAAATTTTTTCTCAATCTATCCAAAGAGGAACAAAAGGAACGCTTTTTGAAACGGATAGATCATCCTGAAAAAAACTGGAAATTTCAGATGGGCGATATTACTGAGCGCGAACTTTGGGATGATTATATGAAAGCTTATGAAAAAGCGATTGGAGAAACATCCACCAATGATTGCCCCTGGTATGTAGTGCCGGCCGATAAAAAGTGGTTTACACGGATTGCGATCTCAACCATTATCAGGGATACATTAAAGGGGCTGAAACTGCTATATCCCGTATTGCTAAAAGAAGAACTGGACAAGCTACAGGAAGCTAAGCAGCTATTGCAAAAACAGTAG
- a CDS encoding penicillin-binding protein 1A, with product MFRRIRNRFLRYFVIFIYFVIIFFCSIELNFLWLFGYSPDMQDIKNPVLSVGSEVYTADGKLIGQYYKENRSPIEFKEISPNLVNALVATEDARFYSHGGVDFYSFFSSMLSTAKGDKRGGSTVTQQLAKNLFETRKKKSQGIIKRVPVLRTIVYKCKEWLTAFKIEHVYSKQQILTLYFNTVPFGNNSYGIKTASLKYFNKQPAALNPAESALLIGMLKATSSYNPIRNPQRATERRNVVLGQMEKYHYLTPEQYKANTALPLNLDLSYVEDDSHGDSYLRRAVEKWLDKWCKENDYNLYEDGLKIYTTIDSKMQQYAEEAVAEKMKMLQKRFYNLWGNKTPWRDSKGVEIKDFILKNEQRLPIYKLLDKKYKGDTIKIQEYFKTKKRMKVFTWNGEQDTTFSTIDSIKYYAKILNTGMMTLEPSTGKIKVWIGGIDHRFFNYDHVNQARRQAGSTFKPFAYLTALDNGYNPCDKFTDKPVSIKYKDNGKDEVWEPNNADFHFSYREMSLRWAMGKSVNSITAQLTEKVGWDKIVEYAHRCGIESPLKSVPSVSLGSNDVSVYEMVRAYSTFLNKGEKIDPLLVTKITDQQGNVIQEFKLKTEKVLSEETAWLMLYMFRGGMEEPGGTSQALWEYNGLWKKDNQIGGKTGTSSDYVDGWYMGITKDLVTGIWVGADDRSVHFTTSETGEGSHTALPIFGRFMEKVYADQSLGYTYGPFPRPWTKISKTYNCPSPHIEEDTTSTDSLSNPIDTTGVTPVQEPAPENPESTPPAQNR from the coding sequence ATGTTCAGACGCATACGCAACCGGTTTCTACGATACTTTGTCATCTTTATATACTTTGTAATTATCTTTTTCTGTTCGATAGAACTTAACTTCCTCTGGCTTTTCGGATATTCTCCTGATATGCAGGATATTAAAAACCCCGTACTGTCAGTAGGCTCGGAAGTTTATACCGCCGATGGTAAGCTGATTGGCCAGTACTATAAGGAAAATCGTTCGCCAATTGAGTTTAAAGAGATCTCACCCAACCTGGTAAATGCGCTTGTAGCTACCGAAGATGCCCGTTTTTACAGTCACGGCGGTGTAGATTTTTATTCGTTTTTCAGCAGCATGCTGTCAACTGCTAAAGGCGATAAACGCGGCGGCAGTACGGTAACCCAGCAACTGGCCAAAAACCTGTTCGAAACACGTAAAAAGAAGTCGCAAGGTATAATTAAACGCGTTCCTGTGCTGCGTACCATAGTTTACAAATGCAAAGAATGGCTTACTGCTTTTAAAATTGAACACGTTTACAGCAAACAGCAAATATTAACGCTTTATTTTAATACCGTACCTTTTGGCAATAACTCGTATGGTATAAAAACTGCGTCGCTAAAGTATTTTAATAAACAACCTGCTGCCTTAAACCCTGCCGAATCGGCCCTGCTTATCGGCATGCTGAAGGCTACATCAAGCTATAACCCCATCCGTAACCCGCAACGCGCCACCGAAAGGCGAAATGTGGTTTTAGGGCAGATGGAAAAATATCATTACCTCACACCAGAGCAATATAAAGCTAACACAGCCCTCCCACTTAATCTCGACCTAAGCTATGTGGAGGATGATTCGCATGGCGACTCATACCTGCGCCGCGCCGTTGAAAAATGGCTGGACAAATGGTGCAAGGAAAACGACTATAACCTGTACGAAGACGGGCTGAAGATCTACACCACCATCGATTCGAAAATGCAGCAATACGCCGAAGAGGCCGTTGCCGAAAAGATGAAAATGTTGCAAAAACGCTTTTATAACCTGTGGGGCAATAAAACGCCCTGGCGGGATTCGAAAGGTGTTGAGATTAAAGATTTTATCCTGAAAAATGAGCAGCGCCTGCCCATTTATAAACTGCTCGACAAAAAATACAAGGGCGATACCATCAAAATACAGGAGTATTTTAAAACCAAAAAACGGATGAAGGTATTTACCTGGAACGGCGAGCAGGATACTACTTTCTCTACTATCGATTCGATTAAATACTACGCCAAAATTCTCAATACCGGCATGATGACCCTCGAGCCATCTACCGGAAAAATAAAAGTATGGATAGGCGGTATCGATCACCGTTTCTTCAACTACGATCACGTAAACCAGGCCCGCAGGCAGGCAGGTTCAACATTTAAACCCTTCGCCTACCTAACCGCGCTTGATAATGGTTATAACCCCTGTGATAAATTTACCGATAAACCGGTATCCATCAAATACAAAGACAACGGTAAAGACGAGGTTTGGGAACCCAACAATGCCGATTTTCACTTCTCATACCGCGAAATGTCCTTACGTTGGGCCATGGGTAAATCCGTTAACTCCATTACCGCGCAGCTAACCGAAAAAGTGGGTTGGGATAAAATTGTAGAGTATGCGCACCGTTGCGGCATTGAAAGCCCGCTTAAATCGGTGCCATCGGTATCCTTAGGTTCAAACGACGTTTCAGTTTATGAAATGGTGCGTGCTTACAGCACTTTTTTAAACAAAGGCGAAAAGATAGACCCGCTACTGGTTACCAAAATTACCGATCAGCAGGGTAACGTGATACAGGAATTTAAGCTTAAAACCGAAAAGGTATTAAGCGAAGAAACAGCCTGGCTGATGCTTTATATGTTCCGCGGAGGTATGGAAGAGCCGGGCGGCACCTCGCAGGCGCTTTGGGAATACAACGGTTTATGGAAAAAGGATAACCAGATAGGCGGCAAAACCGGAACCTCGTCTGATTACGTGGATGGCTGGTATATGGGCATCACCAAAGATCTGGTTACCGGCATCTGGGTAGGTGCCGACGACCGCTCGGTACACTTTACCACTTCCGAAACCGGTGAGGGTTCACATACCGCACTTCCTATCTTCGGCAGATTTATGGAAAAGGTTTATGCCGATCAGTCGTTAGGTTATACCTACGGCCCGTTCCCGAGACCGTGGACTAAGATCAGCAAAACCTATAACTGCCCGTCGCCGCATATTGAAGAGGATACCACATCAACCGATAGCTTAAGCAACCCTATTGATACAACCGGCGTAACACCTGTACAGGAACCGGCACCGGAGAACCCGGAAAGCACGCCTCCTGCACAAAACAGGTAG
- a CDS encoding DPP IV N-terminal domain-containing protein: MNKAYSLFNRVKKYTIIFIAVVGSLLLSTNARAQYFGQNKVRYKNLKFNVYKTPHFEIYYYLKNDSMVKRFAQESELWYTLHQQVFRDTFKHANPIILYANHPDFQQTTAIDGEISVGTGGVTEGLKNRVVMPVMETNQTTRHVIGHELVHAFQYRLLLGHDSTEYENINNIPLWMIEGMAEYLSLGKKDTYTAMWMRDAYLNHDIPTVRDLTESSKYFPYRYGEAFWSFIGSTYGDTVIVPFFKNAARYGLEYGIRRTFGYDDRTLSRLWKNSIEATYKPFLKDTTQTPKGIKLVDSKNSGDLVVAPSVSPDGKYVAFLSAKSLFSIDLYLADAKTGRILRKLTSKVSNTHIDEFNFIESAGAWSPDGKKFAFSVFSKGRNRLDVVDLKSGDVVDDISMEQVEQFSNLSWSPNGKDIAFQGLVEGQSDLYSYNFDTKKITRLTNDKYSDYQPSYSPDGKKIIYSSDRTTYDQSLEQDIPFNLAELDLETGKITDLKIFNTANNLNPQYSADGKQIYFLSNRDGFRNLYRYTIDGGKIEQMTNLFTGISGITEYSPALSISNHDDVVYSYYRAQKYSIYNAKASDFTPVVVQAGDVNFAAGTLPPNRSVGVDLINSNLNNFLAYRKIPTDSVKAIPFRSKFKLDYLAGSGIGVGVSNFYGTSLSSGIQGVFSDILGRNQIFAAASVNGQIYDSGAAVTYVNQTGRWNLGVGVSHIPYQFGFNTATYPVKNVGGKNQTVYSDNIDIIRNFEDAGRVFTSYPFSRTTRFEVSGAASHNYYRVDRYADYYTIDTAMVNGKPQINIGNYINSDRKKIPNDEETATLNQNYGSTYFYNLKSYSILTLSTALIGDNSYFGVTAPLNGFRYRLEAGYNFGTYKFFSPTIDLRKYVRVAPVTFAARFFATGRFGEDKGLYPLFVGYPFYIRGYEGQTFYNRNQTSSNGFTIDQLSGSRLAVFNFETRLPFTGPEKLAAIKSKFLFTDLNLFFDAGLAWNAGDHIYFRKDPPVIGTQEFNDGNGNITTQNIYGRVPALSAGISLRINVFGAFILEPYFAVPFNRTDVKKPVFGLGFTPGW, from the coding sequence ATGAATAAAGCTTACTCACTTTTCAATAGAGTTAAAAAGTATACCATCATATTTATTGCAGTTGTTGGCTCATTGTTGTTAAGCACCAATGCCAGGGCGCAGTATTTTGGCCAGAATAAAGTGAGGTATAAAAACCTGAAGTTTAACGTTTACAAAACCCCACACTTTGAGATTTATTACTACCTGAAAAATGATAGCATGGTAAAACGCTTCGCCCAGGAAAGCGAATTGTGGTACACCCTGCATCAACAGGTTTTCAGGGATACATTTAAACATGCCAACCCCATAATCCTATATGCCAACCACCCCGATTTTCAGCAAACTACAGCTATCGACGGTGAGATTAGCGTAGGTACAGGCGGTGTTACCGAGGGCCTTAAAAACCGCGTGGTAATGCCGGTGATGGAAACCAACCAAACCACCCGCCACGTTATAGGCCACGAGTTGGTGCACGCCTTTCAATATCGTTTATTGCTGGGCCATGATTCAACCGAATATGAAAATATCAATAACATTCCCCTGTGGATGATTGAAGGGATGGCCGAGTACCTGTCGTTGGGTAAAAAAGATACTTATACGGCGATGTGGATGCGCGATGCCTATTTAAACCACGATATACCTACCGTACGCGATTTGACGGAGAGCAGCAAGTATTTCCCTTACCGTTACGGAGAGGCGTTTTGGTCGTTCATTGGTTCAACTTATGGCGATACCGTGATTGTTCCGTTTTTTAAGAATGCTGCGCGATATGGCCTTGAATACGGCATTAGGCGCACTTTTGGTTATGACGATCGTACACTTTCGCGCCTCTGGAAAAACTCGATCGAGGCTACCTACAAACCTTTTTTAAAAGATACCACCCAAACGCCCAAAGGCATTAAACTGGTTGATAGTAAAAATAGCGGCGACCTGGTGGTTGCACCTTCGGTTAGCCCCGATGGCAAATATGTAGCCTTCCTTTCGGCTAAAAGTTTATTCAGTATTGATCTTTACCTGGCCGATGCCAAAACCGGGCGGATCTTGCGAAAGCTCACGAGTAAGGTATCCAACACCCATATCGATGAGTTTAATTTTATCGAATCGGCCGGCGCATGGTCTCCGGATGGGAAGAAGTTTGCGTTCAGCGTGTTCAGCAAGGGGCGTAACCGGCTGGATGTGGTTGATTTGAAAAGCGGCGACGTGGTTGATGATATTTCGATGGAGCAGGTTGAGCAGTTTAGTAACCTGTCGTGGTCGCCAAATGGTAAGGATATCGCCTTCCAGGGATTGGTTGAGGGACAGAGCGATTTGTACTCCTATAACTTCGATACCAAAAAGATTACCCGGCTTACCAACGATAAATATTCCGATTACCAGCCGAGTTATTCGCCCGATGGTAAAAAGATCATCTACTCGAGCGACAGGACAACTTATGATCAAAGCCTGGAGCAGGATATCCCTTTCAACCTCGCCGAGCTCGACCTGGAAACAGGTAAGATCACCGATCTGAAAATTTTTAACACGGCTAATAACCTCAACCCGCAATACTCGGCCGATGGCAAACAGATCTATTTCCTGTCCAACCGCGATGGTTTCCGGAACCTGTACCGTTATACTATCGACGGCGGTAAGATTGAACAGATGACCAACCTGTTCACCGGCATTTCGGGCATTACCGAATATTCGCCGGCTTTGAGTATTTCCAATCATGATGATGTGGTTTACTCCTACTACCGTGCACAAAAATATTCCATTTATAATGCTAAGGCTTCAGATTTTACACCAGTTGTAGTACAGGCAGGCGATGTAAATTTTGCGGCAGGCACCTTGCCGCCAAACCGCTCGGTAGGTGTTGATCTGATCAACTCCAACCTCAACAACTTTTTGGCCTATCGCAAAATCCCCACCGACTCGGTAAAGGCTATCCCCTTCCGCTCCAAATTTAAGCTGGATTACCTGGCGGGCAGCGGCATTGGTGTAGGGGTGAGTAACTTTTACGGTACCAGCCTTTCAAGCGGGATCCAGGGGGTATTCAGCGATATTTTGGGACGTAACCAGATCTTTGCGGCGGCATCGGTCAACGGGCAAATTTATGACTCGGGTGCAGCGGTTACTTATGTAAACCAAACCGGCAGATGGAACCTCGGTGTCGGCGTTTCGCACATCCCTTACCAGTTTGGTTTTAATACGGCTACCTACCCGGTAAAGAATGTTGGCGGTAAAAACCAAACGGTATATTCCGACAATATTGATATCATCCGCAACTTTGAGGATGCGGGTAGGGTATTCACTTCCTACCCTTTCTCGCGTACTACACGCTTTGAAGTAAGTGGAGCAGCATCGCACAATTATTACCGTGTCGACCGCTATGCCGATTACTATACTATCGATACTGCCATGGTTAACGGCAAACCTCAGATCAACATAGGAAACTATATCAATTCTGACAGGAAAAAAATCCCTAACGATGAGGAAACCGCCACCCTCAACCAAAACTACGGTTCAACTTATTTTTATAACCTGAAATCGTATTCCATACTTACGCTTTCAACCGCTTTAATTGGCGATAACTCTTACTTTGGCGTAACTGCTCCGCTTAATGGTTTCAGATACAGGCTGGAAGCCGGTTACAACTTTGGTACCTATAAATTTTTCTCGCCTACAATTGATCTCAGGAAATATGTACGCGTTGCGCCGGTAACGTTTGCCGCCCGCTTTTTTGCAACAGGCCGCTTTGGCGAAGACAAGGGTTTATACCCGCTTTTTGTGGGCTATCCGTTCTATATCCGCGGTTACGAGGGACAAACTTTTTACAACCGTAACCAAACTTCATCAAATGGTTTCACTATCGATCAGCTTTCGGGAAGCCGTTTGGCGGTATTTAACTTTGAAACCCGTTTACCCTTTACCGGTCCGGAAAAACTGGCGGCTATTAAATCAAAATTCCTGTTTACCGATCTCAACCTGTTTTTTGATGCCGGCTTAGCCTGGAACGCAGGCGATCATATCTATTTCCGCAAAGACCCGCCCGTAATTGGTACGCAGGAGTTTAATGACGGTAATGGCAATATCACCACACAAAATATTTACGGGCGCGTGCCGGCCTTAAGCGCGGGTATTTCGTTAAGAATAAACGTTTTCGGCGCTTTTATTCTCGAGCCTTATTTTGCTGTGCCGTTTAACCGTACCGACGTTAAAAAACCTGTATTCGGCTTAGGCTTTACACCTGGCTGGTAA
- a CDS encoding phosphotransferase enzyme family protein yields MEIFPTQYSTLSSAALNIKLGESYSLSDTTCRLLVRNVSDTYILESATGKYIFKIYRDAHRKQEEIRGEVELLTVLFEKGASVSRPIPDKSGEILQVFNAAEGTRYGVLFTWAEGKPVYTMTDSQLETVGREMAILHDISSSIQLSYQRKAYSVETVIIRPLEVVEPAFAGLEEEYDYLKHTAKEVINQYQNFFSGFNYGYCHFDFLPKNFHFDDNDVITFFDFDFAGEGFLAYDITSFFIHFFLEFTTGKITAEEARRAFGVFVDSYRKVRRLSDEEISAIPYLGFGFWVFYLGFQYENFDDWSNLFFGPKFLKERTALIKKWMDTAHVLLP; encoded by the coding sequence ATGGAAATCTTTCCCACCCAATACTCAACCTTATCTTCCGCAGCATTGAATATTAAACTCGGCGAAAGCTATAGCTTAAGTGATACTACCTGCAGATTACTGGTCAGGAATGTGAGTGACACGTACATACTTGAAAGTGCTACCGGTAAATATATCTTCAAAATTTACCGCGATGCGCATCGCAAACAGGAAGAAATTAGGGGAGAAGTGGAACTGTTGACTGTTTTGTTTGAAAAAGGCGCCAGTGTATCCCGCCCCATTCCTGATAAAAGCGGAGAAATACTACAGGTTTTTAATGCTGCGGAAGGTACCCGATACGGAGTTTTATTTACGTGGGCCGAAGGTAAGCCTGTTTACACCATGACTGATAGTCAATTAGAAACAGTAGGACGGGAGATGGCCATACTCCATGATATCAGCTCATCCATTCAATTAAGTTATCAACGGAAAGCTTATTCGGTTGAGACAGTGATTATTCGCCCGCTTGAGGTGGTTGAACCGGCTTTTGCCGGGCTTGAAGAAGAATATGACTATTTAAAACATACGGCTAAAGAGGTGATCAATCAATATCAAAACTTTTTTTCCGGTTTTAATTATGGGTACTGCCATTTTGATTTTTTGCCAAAGAATTTCCACTTTGATGATAACGATGTCATCACTTTTTTTGATTTCGATTTTGCAGGCGAAGGCTTCCTGGCTTATGACATCACATCGTTTTTTATCCATTTCTTTTTAGAGTTCACTACCGGCAAAATCACCGCGGAGGAAGCGCGGAGGGCCTTTGGCGTTTTTGTTGATAGTTACCGCAAAGTACGGCGCTTATCAGATGAAGAAATCTCGGCTATACCATATTTGGGGTTTGGATTCTGGGTTTTTTACCTCGGGTTTCAGTACGAAAATTTTGACGATTGGTCGAACCTGTTTTTCGGGCCTAAGTTTTTGAAAGAGCGTACTGCTTTGATTAAAAAGTGGATGGATACGGCCCATGTCTTGTTGCCGTAG
- a CDS encoding fasciclin domain-containing protein — MKKLLLFGSALFYTTTLLAQADGKNNAPVVPAMLSTNDIVKNISLAPNTHTFSSFIKKTNLTRTYTSRGPITIFVPDDTGYTDMPAGKLDSLAKPAHVWDLTDLVTYHAIAGEYKIKQIRKQINKHKGIATFTTLSGGILTARIDSSSNIVLIDANGGKSIISQADIAQNNGVIHVVNKVLIPKKRVI; from the coding sequence ATGAAAAAGTTACTACTATTTGGGTCGGCGCTTTTTTACACAACAACCTTACTTGCCCAGGCCGATGGCAAAAACAATGCGCCTGTAGTCCCGGCGATGCTTTCAACAAATGATATTGTTAAAAACATCTCCTTAGCGCCCAATACACATACTTTTTCATCCTTCATCAAAAAAACAAACTTAACCCGCACCTACACCAGCCGCGGCCCTATCACCATATTTGTGCCGGATGACACGGGTTATACTGATATGCCTGCCGGTAAACTCGATTCGTTGGCCAAGCCTGCTCACGTATGGGATTTAACCGACCTGGTTACCTATCACGCCATAGCCGGCGAATACAAAATAAAACAGATCAGGAAACAAATAAATAAACATAAAGGGATAGCAACATTTACCACGCTCTCCGGCGGCATCCTTACTGCCCGGATAGACAGCAGCAGCAACATTGTTTTAATAGATGCCAACGGAGGCAAAAGCATCATAAGCCAGGCAGATATTGCCCAAAACAACGGCGTTATTCATGTGGTGAACAAAGTGTTGATACCAAAGAAACGGGTGATATAA
- the msrB gene encoding peptide-methionine (R)-S-oxide reductase MsrB produces MKKILAILITLSMLTVLGCQNSSGQNSKRLSKPAAEWKKTLTPDQYHIMVESGTEPPYHNEYWNNHEKGVYVSAATGEVLFSSDDKFDSGTGWPSFVKPADPNKVAIVTDNSYGMTRDEVIEKSTGLHLGHVFDDGPANRGGKRYCMNSGALKFIKKP; encoded by the coding sequence ATGAAAAAAATACTTGCAATATTAATAACGCTAAGCATGCTAACCGTCCTCGGCTGCCAAAACAGCAGCGGGCAAAACAGCAAACGCCTGAGCAAACCGGCTGCCGAATGGAAAAAGACCCTAACGCCCGATCAATATCATATTATGGTTGAAAGCGGTACCGAACCACCATACCATAACGAATACTGGAACAACCACGAAAAGGGTGTATATGTGAGCGCTGCCACCGGCGAGGTACTGTTTTCGTCGGATGATAAATTTGACAGCGGTACGGGCTGGCCAAGTTTTGTAAAACCGGCAGACCCGAATAAAGTAGCAATAGTTACCGATAACAGTTACGGCATGACGCGCGATGAGGTTATCGAAAAAAGTACAGGCCTGCACCTTGGCCACGTGTTTGACGATGGCCCCGCCAATCGCGGCGGCAAAAGGTACTGCATGAACTCGGGCGCTTTAAAATTTATTAAAAAGCCATAG
- a CDS encoding GIY-YIG nuclease family protein: MKRFVYIITDRNRKNLHVGLCSDLMKTIQFYSEMPTLFFDNAQQLNRLVYFEEINTEEQAMERFKVVSTFTRPQKEKMIRAVNADWIDLTIGLKYESGLRVRPQLRPSLNTNRRAMAF, translated from the coding sequence ATGAAACGTTTCGTTTATATCATTACCGACAGAAACCGCAAAAATCTGCACGTAGGCCTATGTTCTGATCTGATGAAAACCATCCAGTTTTACAGCGAAATGCCAACCTTGTTTTTTGACAATGCGCAGCAGCTAAACCGCCTGGTGTATTTTGAAGAGATCAATACCGAAGAGCAGGCCATGGAACGTTTTAAAGTAGTGAGCACTTTTACCCGCCCGCAAAAAGAAAAAATGATCCGTGCGGTTAATGCCGACTGGATCGATTTAACCATCGGGTTGAAATATGAAAGTGGTTTACGTGTAAGACCGCAGCTGCGCCCGTCGCTCAACACCAACCGCAGGGCTATGGCTTTTTAA
- a CDS encoding XRE family transcriptional regulator codes for MSIISQNIKFLRKKKGLTQQQFADELGIKRSLVGAYEEDRADPKYELLKTLATYFDVTIDDFINETINEKWQPKPKGNPANIRILSISVDKEDNENIEMVPVKASAGYLNGYADPEYVSQLPKFYLPMFKQGTFRAFEIKGDSMLPLQSGTIIIGEYVENWGDVKSGETYVVISKNDGVVYKRIGNKFKENKKLKLISDNPVYEPYEISGEDVLELWKAKGYISTHLPEPSPEPTMESLTAMMAQMQRSISNLQQGNN; via the coding sequence ATGTCAATAATTTCACAAAATATTAAATTTCTCCGCAAAAAAAAGGGGCTTACCCAACAGCAATTTGCGGATGAATTAGGTATAAAACGCTCATTAGTAGGCGCATACGAAGAAGACCGTGCCGACCCGAAATACGAACTACTAAAAACATTAGCAACCTATTTTGACGTTACTATTGATGACTTTATCAACGAAACCATCAACGAAAAGTGGCAGCCCAAGCCAAAAGGTAACCCGGCCAACATCCGCATCCTGAGCATCTCGGTTGATAAAGAGGATAATGAAAATATCGAGATGGTGCCTGTAAAAGCCAGTGCCGGCTACCTTAACGGCTATGCCGACCCGGAATATGTATCGCAATTACCGAAGTTTTACCTGCCTATGTTTAAGCAGGGCACCTTCCGCGCTTTCGAGATTAAAGGCGATTCGATGCTGCCCTTACAATCGGGTACTATTATAATAGGTGAATATGTAGAAAACTGGGGTGATGTTAAAAGCGGCGAAACTTACGTGGTGATCTCTAAAAATGATGGTGTAGTATATAAACGTATCGGCAATAAATTTAAAGAGAATAAAAAACTGAAGCTGATATCGGATAACCCGGTATACGAGCCCTACGAAATATCGGGCGAGGATGTGCTGGAACTTTGGAAGGCTAAAGGCTACATTTCAACCCATCTGCCCGAGCCATCGCCCGAGCCTACAATGGAAAGTTTAACGGCTATGATGGCGCAAATGCAACGCTCAATATCAAACCTGCAGCAAGGCAACAATTAA
- a CDS encoding aminotransferase class I/II-fold pyridoxal phosphate-dependent enzyme encodes MKQAEDFLQRKLHERREAGIYRQLKPENGLIDFCSNDYLGFAHSAILKQNITNEIENHPLSLNGSAGSRLLSGNIQYAEALEKQIATWHQAEAGLLFNSGYDANLGLLSSLAQRGDTIILDELVHASIIDGARLSYANRYSFKHNDPESLESKLKLAKGNCYVVIESVYSMDGDMPPLSEILTLTEKYNAALIVDEAHAVGLYPHGLVSELKMHNRVFARVVTFGKALGGHGAIVLGSNNLRNYLINFARPFIYTTAAPFHQLAAVKMAYQLLKDSPDTVINLKNNIRLFKDIVKLSNDFPLIESHSSIQCILLRNNDLAREVANQLQINGLDVRPILSPTVATGTERIRICLHSFNTENDLTLLADTLKNLTRLHAR; translated from the coding sequence TTGAAACAGGCCGAAGATTTTTTACAACGCAAACTGCATGAGCGCCGCGAGGCGGGTATATACCGCCAACTTAAGCCTGAAAACGGCCTGATTGATTTTTGTTCGAACGACTACCTGGGTTTTGCCCATTCGGCCATTTTAAAACAGAACATTACAAATGAGATAGAAAATCATCCGCTCAGTTTAAATGGTTCGGCCGGGTCGAGATTGCTATCCGGTAATATCCAATATGCAGAAGCGCTTGAAAAACAAATTGCTACATGGCACCAGGCCGAAGCAGGACTACTGTTCAATTCGGGCTATGATGCTAATCTCGGCTTACTGTCATCCCTGGCTCAGCGCGGTGATACCATTATTTTAGACGAGCTGGTGCATGCCTCTATTATTGATGGTGCCCGGCTAAGCTATGCCAACCGGTACAGCTTTAAACATAACGACCCGGAAAGCCTGGAAAGTAAACTAAAACTGGCCAAAGGCAATTGTTATGTGGTTATTGAAAGCGTTTATTCGATGGATGGTGATATGCCTCCCCTATCCGAAATATTAACGCTTACCGAAAAATACAATGCCGCATTAATTGTTGACGAAGCGCATGCCGTTGGTTTATACCCGCACGGCCTGGTAAGTGAATTAAAGATGCATAACCGGGTATTTGCCCGCGTAGTTACTTTCGGCAAGGCACTCGGCGGCCACGGTGCCATTGTATTAGGCAGTAACAACCTGCGTAATTACCTCATTAATTTTGCGCGGCCTTTTATTTATACTACGGCCGCTCCTTTTCACCAGTTGGCCGCTGTAAAAATGGCATATCAGTTGCTCAAAGACTCTCCGGATACCGTCATCAACCTTAAAAATAACATCCGGTTATTTAAGGATATAGTTAAACTAAGCAACGATTTTCCGTTAATTGAAAGCCACAGCTCCATACAATGTATTCTGTTAAGGAATAATGATCTGGCGCGCGAAGTTGCTAACCAGCTGCAAATAAACGGGTTGGATGTACGGCCTATTTTAAGCCCCACAGTTGCGACCGGTACGGAGCGGATCAGGATTTGCCTGCATAGTTTTAATACAGAAAATGATTTAACTTTGCTGGCTGATACCCTTAAAAATTTAACACGATTACATGCTCGATAA